In Canis aureus isolate CA01 chromosome 6, VMU_Caureus_v.1.0, whole genome shotgun sequence, one genomic interval encodes:
- the LOC144315236 gene encoding transmembrane epididymal protein 1-like translates to MGKFIGHLYPGLYLFSYGLYQAAVVSKAMIVNDSLLYLSCPPRNKGRWAGLWGISYGGLLKLVTGSILTVYVVFCLDDMMVLMDKKYPPRFLYPKEWQHLTMFILLTLNGCVDVMSRNLLPQRCVLLEKGSLVLTFYVLLLLLISHVQDTTGIELQIHYLLILVVFLLMLVLTIELWTPNTFQLLLIEAFLFLMMGSWLMQAGFILYRPVTGYPWQDDDISDIMFVTTFFCWHVMINALCLLGIYGLSALWHRCHCPSLKLMGSKEAPYHKGTVGPLYKLLQEVEQSEKDEQALLLSKSSS, encoded by the coding sequence ATGGGAAAGTTTATAGGTCATTTATACCCAGGGCTATATCTTTTCTCTTATGGACTGTATCAGGCCGCAGTGGTCTCTAAGGCCATGATAGTCAATGACTCACTCCTCTATCTTTCATGCCCCCCCAGGAATAAGGGAAGATGGGCCGGGCTGTGGGGAATATCCTACGGAGGTTTGCTGAAGCTGGTGACTGGCTCCATCTTAACAGTTTATGTGGTCTTCTGTCTTGATGATATGATGGTGCTCATGGACAAGAAGTACCCACCGAGATTTCTGTACCCCAAAGAGTGGCAGCATCTCACCATGTTCATCCTCCTCACCCTCAATGGCTGTGTAGATGTCATGAGCAGGAATTTGCTGCCTCAGAGGTGTGTGCTTCTAGAAAAAGGTTCCCTGGTCCTGACCTTCTACGTGCTCCTGCTCTTGTTGATATCACATGTCCAAGACACAACAGGGATAGAGCTTCAGATTCATTATCTGCTCATCTTGGTGGTGTTCCTATTGATGCTGGTGTTGACTATAGAGCTGTGGACTCCCAACACATTTCAACTCTTGCTGATTGAGGCTTTTCTGTTTCTGATGATGGGCTCTTGGCTGATGCAGGCTGGCTTTATTCTGTACAGGCCAGTCACTGGCTACCCATGGCAGGATGATGACATCAGTGACATCATGTTCGTCACCACCTTTTTCTGTTGGCATGTGATGATCAATGCCTTGTGTCTGCTGGGAATCTATGGCCTCTCTGCCCTCTGGCATCGTTGTCACTGCCCCAGCTTGAAGCTGATGGGATCCAAAGAAGCTCCATATCACAAGGGCACAGTAGGACCCCTGTACAAATTGCTGCAGGAAGTGgagcagtcagagaaagatgagcAGGCTCTTCTCCTTTCAAAAAGCTCTTCCTGA